The Aedes aegypti strain LVP_AGWG chromosome 3, AaegL5.0 Primary Assembly, whole genome shotgun sequence genome contains a region encoding:
- the LOC5578569 gene encoding zinc transporter ZIP1 isoform X2 has protein sequence MNLASSLELSSTMAPNLTAHMVTETGMSKIEAKLLAILALGVGSFVSGILPLFCSQRNRERFPALISFLLCFGAGVLLATALVHMLPEVRVALKQYAEIIFCLGFFLIYAVDEISHMCGVGHSHGHSHGHGGQHNERASTSGRRISRDSTNADVDSRGYGTSEETKLLSKSDSTIQIPQRSADFDAPESSQTLGMSCPSDSTESIPRAVIITGDMSEPVTGVFSLLLALVVHSLLEGLAIGVQSSAPAVLLLLGAVSAHKYVVGFCLGVEICSHGSRHRCSHILQILTFAVGSVAGIAVGMVLDDIGQTFNDLVIPTLQGVAGGTLLYVTVSEVLPRERGKRAEMRLRHVGLLQLIAVILGFTVMSILSLIITEN, from the exons ATGAATCTAGCCAGCAGTTTGGAGCTGTCGTCTACCATGGCGCCAAATCTTACCGCCCATATGGTCACCGAAACCGGCATGAGCAAAATTGAGGCCAAACTGCTTGCCATTCTGGCCCTCGGAGTGGGCAGTTTTGTGTCCGGAATATTGCCACTGTTTTGTTCGCAGCGGAACCGCGAGCGATTTCCGGCGTTGATTTCCTTTCTGCTGTGCTTCGGGGCAGGTGTTCTGCTGGCAACGGCTCTCGTACACATGCTACCGGAAGTTCGGGTTGCTCTGAAGCAGTATGCGGAGATTATCTTCTGTCTTGGATTCTTCCTCATCTATGCCGTAGATGAAATAAGCCATATGTGCGGCGTTGGCCATAGTCATGGGCACAGTCACGGTCACGGAGGGCAGCACAACGAGAGGGCCTCTACTTCCGGAAGGCGaatcagtcgagattcgaccaATGCGGATGTTGACAGCAGAGGCTATGGAACCAGCGAGGAAACGAAGTTGCTGAGTAAAAG CGACAGTACTATTCAAATCCCTCAGCGCTCGGCAGACTTCGACGCACCTGAAAGCAGTCAAACTCTCGGAATGTCCTGTCCATCCGATTCAACCGAAAGCATCCCAAGGGCCGTCATCATAACCGGGGATATGTCGGAACCGGTGACCGGAGTATTCAGCCTGCTCCTAGCACTGGTAGTGCACTCGTTGCTCGAGGGTCTCGCCATCGGAGTACAAAGTTCAGCACCAGCTGTCCTCCTTCTGCTGGGTGCTGTCAGTGCCCATAAATACGTCGTAGGATTCTGCCTCGGCGTCGAAATTTGCTCCCACGGGAGTCGGCATCGCTGTTCGCACATCCTGCAGATCCTAACGTTTGCGGTGGGATCGGTGGCCGGTATCGCAGTGGGCATGGTGCTCGACGACATTGGCCAGACGTTCAACGACCTGGTGATACCGACTCTACAAGGAGTGGCCGGTGGCACTCTGCTATACGTAACCGTCAGCGAGGTTCTTCCTCGGGAGCGGGGAAAGCGCGCCGAAATGCGGCTGCGGCATGTCGGCCTTCTGCAGCTGATTGCAGTGATACTAGGTTTTACCGTGATGTCTATTTTAAGTCTGATCATAACCGAAAATTAG
- the LOC5578569 gene encoding zinc transporter ZIP1 isoform X1, whose protein sequence is MNLASSLELSSTMAPNLTAHMVTETGMSKIEAKLLAILALGVGSFVSGILPLFCSQRNRERFPALISFLLCFGAGVLLATALVHMLPEVRVALKQYAEIIFCLGFFLIYAVDEISHMCGVGHSHGHSHGHGGQHNERASTSGRRISRDSTNADVDSRGYGTSEETKLLSKRMFYFHSSDSTIQIPQRSADFDAPESSQTLGMSCPSDSTESIPRAVIITGDMSEPVTGVFSLLLALVVHSLLEGLAIGVQSSAPAVLLLLGAVSAHKYVVGFCLGVEICSHGSRHRCSHILQILTFAVGSVAGIAVGMVLDDIGQTFNDLVIPTLQGVAGGTLLYVTVSEVLPRERGKRAEMRLRHVGLLQLIAVILGFTVMSILSLIITEN, encoded by the exons ATGAATCTAGCCAGCAGTTTGGAGCTGTCGTCTACCATGGCGCCAAATCTTACCGCCCATATGGTCACCGAAACCGGCATGAGCAAAATTGAGGCCAAACTGCTTGCCATTCTGGCCCTCGGAGTGGGCAGTTTTGTGTCCGGAATATTGCCACTGTTTTGTTCGCAGCGGAACCGCGAGCGATTTCCGGCGTTGATTTCCTTTCTGCTGTGCTTCGGGGCAGGTGTTCTGCTGGCAACGGCTCTCGTACACATGCTACCGGAAGTTCGGGTTGCTCTGAAGCAGTATGCGGAGATTATCTTCTGTCTTGGATTCTTCCTCATCTATGCCGTAGATGAAATAAGCCATATGTGCGGCGTTGGCCATAGTCATGGGCACAGTCACGGTCACGGAGGGCAGCACAACGAGAGGGCCTCTACTTCCGGAAGGCGaatcagtcgagattcgaccaATGCGGATGTTGACAGCAGAGGCTATGGAACCAGCGAGGAAACGAAGTTGCTGAGTAAAAG GATGTTCTACTTTCATTCCAGCGACAGTACTATTCAAATCCCTCAGCGCTCGGCAGACTTCGACGCACCTGAAAGCAGTCAAACTCTCGGAATGTCCTGTCCATCCGATTCAACCGAAAGCATCCCAAGGGCCGTCATCATAACCGGGGATATGTCGGAACCGGTGACCGGAGTATTCAGCCTGCTCCTAGCACTGGTAGTGCACTCGTTGCTCGAGGGTCTCGCCATCGGAGTACAAAGTTCAGCACCAGCTGTCCTCCTTCTGCTGGGTGCTGTCAGTGCCCATAAATACGTCGTAGGATTCTGCCTCGGCGTCGAAATTTGCTCCCACGGGAGTCGGCATCGCTGTTCGCACATCCTGCAGATCCTAACGTTTGCGGTGGGATCGGTGGCCGGTATCGCAGTGGGCATGGTGCTCGACGACATTGGCCAGACGTTCAACGACCTGGTGATACCGACTCTACAAGGAGTGGCCGGTGGCACTCTGCTATACGTAACCGTCAGCGAGGTTCTTCCTCGGGAGCGGGGAAAGCGCGCCGAAATGCGGCTGCGGCATGTCGGCCTTCTGCAGCTGATTGCAGTGATACTAGGTTTTACCGTGATGTCTATTTTAAGTCTGATCATAACCGAAAATTAG